In Leptospira wolffii serovar Khorat str. Khorat-H2, one genomic interval encodes:
- a CDS encoding NAD(P)-binding domain-containing protein, which produces MKKSNQSILSRYFTWLRNDAPEGDKEVFPELDSHFQSSVPGLFVAGDLTGVPLLKYAVESGKNIASSLSPSVGKKKEEDLDLVIIGGGPAGISAGIEASRKGLKYIVLEANRSFHTVTSYPKGKPIFAEPEELQPSSPLIIRNGTKEELLSDLSKELKKHKLNLFEGERADSILRDRRESSRFLVRTESGKEFRSEFVIVAIGKSGDSRRLNIPGEDSENVFHRLIDPKDFEGRKTLVVGGGDSAVEAALALSDTASSVLLSYRSRELSRPKEENRIRFQEAVRENKIRFLPESNPLKIRNGEVILSRKGKEISEKVDSTLVLIGSEPPISFLRKVGIRIRSVFSSGEILGFLALFFFSFSLYFGKASFYGTEWYAWAAAFGWVGFAASLIGWLILRARNFHISLNWNLLRNSYLISAAVYFIIIYFGAKYFGWYLFGKYPSFHYTVLYSSTILFFGLRRMKVRPTPYIKLQTWTLILIQIFPLFLLPEIILPFLGDRGLLGPNNGFLLTQVFPDGAYWKAYGLILAWPLNMGVLYDGSITTFWLIYGFFISFVLIPILVYKYGKGAYCGWICSCGGLAETLGDEFRTRMPHGKLAYKLEHSGQWILLIAAILTLAKLIGSSGHLFWPLEYGADSIKLYYDLIVDMGLGGIIGVGAYFVFSGRIWCRMFCPLSALMHIYARFSKFRIFSDKKRCISCNICTSVCHQGIDVMNYANKGRPMDSVQCVRCSACVVGCPTKVLSFGKIEAGKPVLDRLRATI; this is translated from the coding sequence ATGAAGAAGTCGAACCAATCCATTCTCTCCCGCTATTTTACCTGGCTGAGAAACGACGCGCCGGAAGGAGACAAAGAGGTGTTTCCGGAACTGGACTCGCATTTCCAAAGTTCCGTACCGGGACTTTTCGTTGCGGGAGATCTGACAGGAGTTCCCTTGCTCAAATACGCGGTGGAGAGCGGAAAGAATATCGCATCCTCCTTATCTCCTAGCGTCGGAAAGAAAAAAGAGGAGGACCTGGACCTAGTCATCATAGGAGGAGGACCCGCCGGAATCTCGGCCGGAATAGAAGCCTCCCGGAAAGGACTGAAATATATCGTCCTGGAGGCAAATCGTAGCTTCCATACCGTCACGAGCTATCCCAAAGGAAAACCAATCTTCGCCGAACCCGAGGAACTCCAACCGTCATCCCCTCTTATCATTCGAAACGGAACGAAGGAAGAATTACTTTCGGATCTATCCAAAGAATTAAAAAAACATAAATTAAATCTCTTCGAAGGAGAAAGAGCGGATTCCATTCTTCGCGACAGAAGGGAGTCCTCCCGATTTTTGGTCCGCACGGAGTCCGGAAAAGAATTCAGGTCCGAATTCGTAATCGTGGCAATCGGTAAATCGGGCGATAGCCGACGATTGAATATCCCGGGAGAGGATTCGGAAAACGTTTTTCATAGACTGATAGATCCGAAGGATTTCGAAGGACGTAAAACTTTGGTGGTAGGGGGAGGCGATAGCGCAGTCGAAGCCGCCCTCGCACTCTCGGATACCGCCTCCTCCGTATTACTTTCCTACAGAAGCCGGGAACTATCCCGCCCCAAAGAGGAGAATCGGATCCGATTCCAGGAGGCGGTCCGGGAGAATAAGATACGTTTCCTTCCCGAATCCAATCCATTAAAAATCCGGAATGGAGAAGTGATACTTTCCCGAAAAGGAAAGGAAATCTCCGAAAAAGTCGATTCCACCCTGGTCTTGATCGGTTCGGAGCCTCCGATTTCCTTTTTGAGGAAAGTGGGAATACGTATTCGAAGCGTTTTTTCTTCCGGAGAAATCCTAGGATTCTTAGCCCTTTTCTTCTTTTCCTTTTCCTTATATTTCGGAAAAGCCTCGTTTTACGGAACGGAATGGTATGCCTGGGCGGCCGCATTCGGATGGGTCGGATTCGCGGCCTCACTCATCGGTTGGCTCATTTTACGCGCTCGAAATTTTCATATATCGCTCAATTGGAATCTATTACGGAATTCCTATCTGATATCCGCAGCGGTTTATTTTATCATAATATATTTCGGAGCGAAGTACTTCGGATGGTACCTATTCGGTAAATACCCCAGCTTTCACTATACCGTCCTGTATTCGTCTACGATCCTATTCTTCGGCTTGAGAAGAATGAAGGTCCGCCCTACTCCCTATATCAAACTCCAAACCTGGACCCTGATTCTCATCCAGATCTTTCCACTATTCCTATTGCCCGAGATCATACTGCCGTTTTTAGGAGACCGGGGACTCTTGGGACCGAACAACGGATTCCTGCTCACTCAGGTTTTTCCGGATGGAGCGTATTGGAAGGCATACGGCCTGATTCTTGCCTGGCCTTTGAATATGGGAGTGCTATACGACGGAAGCATCACCACCTTCTGGCTGATTTACGGATTCTTTATAAGTTTCGTTCTAATTCCTATCCTGGTCTACAAATACGGGAAAGGAGCTTATTGCGGATGGATCTGTTCCTGCGGCGGACTTGCGGAGACCTTGGGAGACGAATTCCGGACCAGAATGCCCCACGGAAAGCTTGCCTATAAGTTGGAGCATTCCGGCCAATGGATCCTACTCATAGCGGCAATTCTCACATTGGCTAAATTGATCGGAAGTTCTGGGCACCTTTTCTGGCCTTTGGAATACGGAGCCGACTCGATCAAATTATATTATGATTTGATTGTGGATATGGGGCTCGGAGGAATCATAGGAGTAGGGGCCTATTTCGTCTTTTCCGGAAGGATCTGGTGCAGAATGTTTTGTCCTCTTTCCGCTCTTATGCATATCTACGCCAGATTTAGCAAGTTTCGGATCTTTTCCGATAAGAAGAGATGCATTTCCTGTAATATATGCACTAGCGTCTGCCACCAAGGGATCGACGTAATGAATTATGCAAATAAGGGAAGGCCCATGGACAGCGTGCAATGCGTTCGTTGCTCTGCCTGCGTTGTAGGATGTCCTACAAAAGTATTATCCTTCGGAAAAATCGAAGCGGGAAAACCCGTTTTGGACAGGCTTAGGGCCACGATCTGA